From the Gymnogyps californianus isolate 813 chromosome 24, ASM1813914v2, whole genome shotgun sequence genome, one window contains:
- the HAUS8 gene encoding HAUS augmin-like complex subunit 8 — translation MSALASDSSTTVAGGEVSKNKRKGGRIVKSRYLQYDKKDTKKDTSANSFSTSTAKPSAATKPRSVLPQKCKTSTGGVPSSLNQSSFEKGDLQSTLLDEDKISRPDLDLSAINDKTVRKKTPSSKAACKGDKGTRQKTKKAGNDSGALMEELESQTLLLTYLRVKAGKNLAELEKKAEKNLLMLCEEKERQQEKLCELKREILLKEREKQLDDALDKQIEVLSPLVPVCEQFKDRYKSFAVSLDATRHELPIKNIHIEGDMLTYLDELQKQLTITQELLTEVMPSYSEESAKAFSVLKDLKEVSQKLDKELQRSFTQVQNLSFEVSKEVSLHNQRICEENHGLDVVKHWYFN, via the exons ATGTCTGCGCTGGCGAGCGACTCCAGTACTACGGTGGCGGGCGGAGAAGTGTCTAAGAATAAGCGGAAAG GAGGAAGAATCGTGAAGTCTCGCTACCTGCAGTACGATAAGAAAGACACCAAGAAG GATACTTCAGCAAATTCCTTTTCAACGTCTACTGCTAAACCATCTGCTGCAACTAAACCAAGATCAGTTCTTCCTCAGAAATGTAAAACTTCTACTG GTGGTGTCCCTAGCTCATTAAATCAGAGTAGTTTTGAGAAAGGTGACTTGCAGTCCACTTTATTAGATGAAGATAAAATTAGTCGACCGGACCTTGATCTTTCAGCTATTAATG ATAAAACTGTCCGCAAAAAGACTCCTAGTTCAAAAGCTGCTTGCAAAGGAGATAAAGGGACAcgtcaaaaaaccaaaaaagcg ggaAATGATTCTGGTGCTCTGATGGAAGAGCTGGAATCTCAGACACTGCTTTTAACTTACCTAAGAGTAAAG GCAGGAAAAAATCTTGCTgagctggagaaaaaagcagaaaaaaacttgCTAATGTTGtgtgaagaaaaggagagacaaCAGGAGAAGCTCTGTGAGTTGAAGCGTGAAATTCTGctcaaagagagagagaagcagcttgATGATGCATTAGACAAACAG ATAGAAGTACTTTCTCCCCTTGTTCCTGTTTGTGAACAGTTTAAAGACCGATATAAAAGCTTTGCAGTTTCCCTGGATGCCACTAGACATGAATTACCCATAAAGAATATTCACATAGAAGGAGATATGCTAACATACCTTG ATGAACTGCAAAAGCAGTTAACTATCACACAGGAACTTCTGACAGAAGTTATGCCAAGCTACTCAGAAGAAAGTGCAAAAGCATTTAGTGTACTGAAAGACCTTAAAGAAGTTTCTCAGAAACTGGATAAAGAGCTTCAAAG GAGCTTCACACAAGTGCAGAACCTGTCGTTTGAAGTTAGTAAAGAAGTTTCTCTGCATAACCAAAGAATATGCGAAGAGAATCATGGACTAGATGTTGTGAAACACTGGTACTTCAACTAA